From Etheostoma cragini isolate CJK2018 chromosome 17, CSU_Ecrag_1.0, whole genome shotgun sequence, one genomic window encodes:
- the wnt8b gene encoding protein Wnt-8b: MFMHLEVFYYIFILLTHMRSSCCWSVNNFLMTGPKAYLIYSSSVAAGAQSGIEECKYQFAWDRWNCPERALQLSTHSSLRSANRETAFVHAISSAGVMYTLTRNCSLGDFDNCGCDDSRNGQRGGHGWLWGGCSDNVGFGEAISKQFVDALETGQDARAAMNLHNNEAGRKAVKGTMQRTCKCHGVSGSCTTQTCWLQLPEFREVGNYLKEKYHRALKVDLLRGAGNSAASRGAIAETFSSISRKELVHLEDSPDYCLENRTLGLPGTEGRECLKKGKNLSKWEKRSCKRLCEECGLAVEERKAEMVSSCNCKFHWCCAVKCEQCRKTVTKYFCVKKGGQRVRNESASSRRKNLRLRKKH; this comes from the exons ATGTTCATGCATTTGGAGGTTttctattacattttcattctcCTGACTCACATGAGGTCGTCCTGCTGCTG GTCAGTGAATAATTTCTTGATGACTGGACCCAAG GCGTACCTGATCTACTCCAGCAGTGTGGCAGCAGGAGCGCAGAGTGGCATAGAGGAGTGCAAGTATCAGTTTGCATGGGACCGCTGGAACTGCCCCGAGAGAGCCCTGCAGCTGTCCACACACAGCAGCCTGCGCAGTG CAAATCGGGAGACAGCGTTTGTTCACGCCATCAGCTCCGCCGGAGTCATGTACACTCTGACCAGGAACTGCAGTCTTGGAGACTTTGACAACTGTGGCTGTGATGACAGCAGGAACGGACAACGAG GTGGTCACGGTTGGCTCTGGGGTGGATGCAGTGACAATGTTGGCTTCGGCGAGGCCATCTCCAAACAGTTTGTTGATGCGTTGGAGACTGGGCAGGACGCACGGGCAGCCATGAATCTCCACAATAACGAGGCTGGGCGCAAG GCTGTGAAGGGGACCATGCAGAGGACATGTAAGTGCCACGGGGTGTCCGGAAGCTGCACCACTCAGACCTGTTGGCTGCAGCTGCCAGAGTTCAGGGAGGTGGGCAACTACTTAAAGGAAAAGTACCATAGGGCTCTGAAGGTGGATCTTCTCCGAGGTGCGGGTAACAGCGCGGCCAGCCGGGGGGCCATCGCTGAGACCTTTAGCTCCATCTCTCGTAAGGAGCTGGTTCACCTTGAAGACTCCCCCGATTACTGCCTGGAAAACCGCACTCTGGGCTTGCCGGGCACAGAGGGCCGTGAGTGCCTCAAGAAGGGCAAGAACTTGAGCAAATGGGAGAAACGGAGCTGCAAGAGGCTTTGCGAAGAGTGTGGGCTGGCTGTGGAGGAGCGCAAAGCTGAGATGGTGTCGAGCTGTAATTGTAAATTCCACTGGTGCTGCGCGGTGAAGTGTGAGCAGTGCAGGAAGACAGTGACCAAGTACTTTTGTGTCAAGAAAGGAGGTCAGAGGGTAAGGAATGAGAGTGCCAGTAGCCGCCGGAAGAACCTCAGACTGAGGAAGAAGCACTGA